The Arcobacter sp. LA11 genome contains the following window.
GCTAAAAGGTCAACTACTTTGATACCTGTTTCAAACATTTCTGTTTTTGTAGATTGCTCTTCAAAAGAAGGTGCAGATCTGTGGATTGACCACTTTGGAGTATCTGCTGGAATTGCTTCACCTTCATCAACTGGGTCACCAATTACGTTAAAAATTCTTCCTAGTACAGCTTCACCAACTGGTACTTGAATTGGTCCTCCAGTTGCGTTACATTCTTGACCTCTTGTTAAACCTTCAGTCATGTCCATTGCAATAGTTCTTACTCTACTATCACCAATGTGTGCAGCAACTTCTAATACTAATCTGTCAGCGTTAGCGTCCGCTAATACTACATCAATAGCTTCATTAATTTCTGGTAGGTATCCGTCGAATTCTACATCAACAACAGGACCCATTACCTGAATAACTTTACCTTTCATACGCGATGCTCCTTTTTATTATTTTAATGCTTCAACACCACTGATAATTTCTATCAGCTCTGTTGTAATTGCAGCTTGTCTAGCTTTGTTATATTCTACTGTTAAACTATTTACTTTTTCTTTTGCATTTTTAGTTGCAGCATCCATTGCTTGCATTCTAGCTGAATGTTCAGCTGCTAAAGAATCGATTAAAGAATAATACATATTGAAATCAATATATTTATTCGTTAATTCAGTTAATACTTCTTCGTCATCATCTGGTTCAATTTCTAACATTGAAGTTTCATTTTCTGTAACTTCAACATCTTCTAAACTAATTGGTAACAATTCTCTAACTCTAATTTCTTGAGTTAACATGTTTAAAAATCCATTATAAACTAAAATTACTTTATCAGTAGTCCCAGTTTGGAAATCTTCAACAACTTCTTTAATAAAATCAGCTGCTCTATCATACTCAGGTGCAGAAGATAAATCAGAAACAGATTGCTCTAAATCAACATTTTGAAAGTTAAAGTAATCAACACCTTTTCTTCCAGCTGCTCTATATCTTACATTTACACCTTTAGCTTCATAGTCTTCAACTAATTTACTAACTGTTTTAATTGTTGCCATATTAAAACCACCACAAAGACCTTTGTCAGCAGTTACAAAAACAATATCAACTGTTTTTGGATTATCATTTTGAAGGAATGCTTTATTAGTATTTCCTCCATCTTGAATTTTGCTAACTCTATTTGCTATTTCAGAAAGTACTTCATTAATCTTCTTTGCATAACTTCTAGCTTGTTCAGACAATTGTCTAGTTCTAGTAAGTTTTGCAGAAGATACTAGCTTCATAGCATTAGTAGTCTTCTGTGTGTTTTTAACACTTCCGATTTTTAATTTAATCTCTTTTAAGTTAGCCATAGACTAATCCTTATTTTGCACTAAAAACAGTTTTGAACTCTTCTAATGCAGCTTTTAATGCTGTTTCTGTTTCATCATCTAATTTTTTCTTAGATTTAATTGAATCAAGAATATTTGTATACTTTTGCTCAATAAATGCATGTAATTCAGCTTCAAACTTAACAACATCTTCAACAGCTACATCTTCTAAATAACCTTTTGTACCAGCATAAATAACAACAACTTGTTTTTCAATTACTAATGGAGCATTAACACCTTGCTTAAGCACTTCAACCATTCTTTGACCAAGTTCTAACTCTTTTCTTGTACTTTCGTCAAGATCAGATGCGAACTGTGCGAATGCTTCAAGTTCTCTAAATTGTGCAAGTGATAATTTTAATGTACCAGCAACTTGTTTAGTTGCTTTAATTTGTGCAGCACCACCAACTCTTGATACTGAAAGACCTACATTAATAGCTGGTCTAATACCTGAGTTAAAAAGGTTAGTTTCTAGGAAGATTTGACCATCTGTAATAGAAATAACGTTTGTTGGAATATATGCAGCAACATCTCCCGCTTGAGTTTCAATAATAGGTAAAGCAGTCATTGATCCAGCACCTAAGGCATCAGATAATTTTGCAGCTCTTTCTAATAATCTCGAGTGTAGGTAGAATACATCCCCTGGGAATGCTTCTCGACCTGGAGGTCTTCTTAATAATAATGACATTTCTCTATATGCAACGGCATGTTTTGTTAAATCATCATAAACGATTAAAACGTGCTTACCATTATCTCTAAAATACTCACCAATTGTAACACCAGTATATGGAGCTAAAAACTGTAATGCAGAAGAATCTGCAGCACCAGCATTAACAACAACTGTGTAATCCATTGCACCAGCTTCTTCTAATGTTCTAACAACAGAAGCAACATTTGATGCTTTTTGACCGATTGCAACATAAATACAAATTACATCTTCAGTCTTTTGGTTAAGAATTGTATCGATAGCAACAGTAGTTTTACCAGTTTGTCTATCTCCAATAATAAGCTCTCTTTGACCACGACCTATTGGAACAAGTGCATCAATTGCTTTGATACCAGTTTGTAATGGTTCATGAACAGATTTTCTAGCCATGATTCCAGGTGCTTTTTCTTCAACAAATCTTGATTCAGCTGCTTCAATAGCACCTTTACCATCAATTGCTTCACCTAAACCATTAACAACTCTACCAACCATTGCTTCACCAACTGGAGTCTCTAAAAGTTTACCAAGTCTTTTACAAGAAGTTCCTTCTCTAAGACCTTCTCCTTTACCAAGTACAACTACACCAACTGTAGATTCTTCTAAGTTTGAAGCAAGACCTTTTTCGCCATTTTCAAATTCAACAATCTCACCAGCCATAACATTTTTTAGACCGTAAACTTGAGCAATACCATCTGCGTAAGAGATGATTTTACCAGTTTCGTTAACATCTACATTTAATTCAAAGTTATCAATTCTTTCTTTTATGATCGAACTGATTTCATCAGCTTGAATTTTTGCACCCATTCAATTTCTCCTTTGTAAGTTCTAAACTGCTTTTAAAATATGATTAATCATTTGTGATTTAAGTCTTTCTTTCGAGAATGAAATCTCAACTCCAAGACTATCAATATCAACTTTGATACCATCATAATCACAAACATTTTGTGATAGTGATAACTTAACATCAAACTTTTTACTAAATTGATCTTCAATTGAAGATACATATTTAGCAGTTAGTTTTTTGTTTGTGTATACTACACCCGTATAAGTATTGTTCATTCTAGATATTTGACCATCTAATTCTTTTACCATTGCAGGGATTAAATCAAGTCTCTTGTTTGTCCCAAGTAATTTAATTAAATTTTTTAAGTCATCTCCGCATTTATCTATAAATGAAATAACTAAATTTTCTTTATCATTACTATTAACTTCAGATGAA
Protein-coding sequences here:
- the atpG gene encoding ATP synthase F1 subunit gamma; the protein is MANLKEIKLKIGSVKNTQKTTNAMKLVSSAKLTRTRQLSEQARSYAKKINEVLSEIANRVSKIQDGGNTNKAFLQNDNPKTVDIVFVTADKGLCGGFNMATIKTVSKLVEDYEAKGVNVRYRAAGRKGVDYFNFQNVDLEQSVSDLSSAPEYDRAADFIKEVVEDFQTGTTDKVILVYNGFLNMLTQEIRVRELLPISLEDVEVTENETSMLEIEPDDDEEVLTELTNKYIDFNMYYSLIDSLAAEHSARMQAMDAATKNAKEKVNSLTVEYNKARQAAITTELIEIISGVEALK
- the atpA gene encoding F0F1 ATP synthase subunit alpha → MGAKIQADEISSIIKERIDNFELNVDVNETGKIISYADGIAQVYGLKNVMAGEIVEFENGEKGLASNLEESTVGVVVLGKGEGLREGTSCKRLGKLLETPVGEAMVGRVVNGLGEAIDGKGAIEAAESRFVEEKAPGIMARKSVHEPLQTGIKAIDALVPIGRGQRELIIGDRQTGKTTVAIDTILNQKTEDVICIYVAIGQKASNVASVVRTLEEAGAMDYTVVVNAGAADSSALQFLAPYTGVTIGEYFRDNGKHVLIVYDDLTKHAVAYREMSLLLRRPPGREAFPGDVFYLHSRLLERAAKLSDALGAGSMTALPIIETQAGDVAAYIPTNVISITDGQIFLETNLFNSGIRPAINVGLSVSRVGGAAQIKATKQVAGTLKLSLAQFRELEAFAQFASDLDESTRKELELGQRMVEVLKQGVNAPLVIEKQVVVIYAGTKGYLEDVAVEDVVKFEAELHAFIEQKYTNILDSIKSKKKLDDETETALKAALEEFKTVFSAK
- a CDS encoding F0F1 ATP synthase subunit delta, which encodes MNDLIAKRYVKALLDGRDVKSATAIYDDLKTIASAFKEEKFISIISSSEVNSNDKENLVISFIDKCGDDLKNLIKLLGTNKRLDLIPAMVKELDGQISRMNNTYTGVVYTNKKLTAKYVSSIEDQFSKKFDVKLSLSQNVCDYDGIKVDIDSLGVEISFSKERLKSQMINHILKAV